Proteins encoded by one window of Candidatus Endowatersipora endosymbiont of Watersipora subatra:
- the gltA gene encoding citrate synthase — protein sequence MFNQKAILTIEEENYELPVFHAELGPDVLDITQLYKKSGRFTFDPGFTSTASCKSAITYIDGDSGTLLYRGYPIDQLAEQGDFLEICFLLLYGNLPSKEQKTSFKDQLTYYKMLHDPITKLFSGFRKDAHPMAVMLGVVSALSAFYHDSTDVKDPNQRIIASLRMISKMPTIAAMTYKHSLGKPFVSPRNDLDYASNFLHMCFTEPNEDYEINPILARAMDRILILHADHEQNASTSTVRMAGSSGANPFACIAAGIACLWGPAHGGANEASLNMLYEIGTPDRIPEFIKRAKDKNDSFRLMGFGHRVYKNYDPRAKIMRKTTHQVLEVIGNRNDPILNIAVELEKIALEDDYFKERGLYPNIDFYSGITLKALGFSTKMFTVLFSLARTVGWIAQWKEMIEDPKQRIGRPRQLYTGKKQRDYIPIEKRDNK from the coding sequence ATGTTTAATCAAAAAGCTATCTTAACAATAGAGGAAGAAAACTATGAACTTCCTGTCTTTCATGCCGAGTTGGGACCAGATGTTCTTGACATCACTCAACTTTACAAAAAGTCAGGACGATTTACATTCGATCCTGGATTTACCTCAACAGCCTCCTGTAAAAGTGCTATTACATATATCGATGGCGATTCTGGAACCCTATTATACCGAGGCTATCCCATAGATCAGTTAGCAGAACAAGGTGATTTTTTAGAAATTTGTTTTCTGCTATTATATGGTAACTTACCATCAAAAGAACAAAAAACGAGTTTTAAGGATCAACTAACATATTACAAGATGCTTCACGATCCAATAACAAAATTATTCAGTGGGTTTCGAAAAGATGCTCATCCTATGGCGGTAATGTTGGGTGTTGTTAGCGCATTATCAGCTTTTTATCATGATTCTACTGATGTTAAAGATCCAAATCAGAGAATCATTGCATCTCTACGGATGATTTCTAAAATGCCAACTATCGCTGCGATGACATATAAACATTCATTAGGGAAGCCTTTTGTATCTCCGCGTAATGATCTCGATTATGCTTCAAATTTTTTGCATATGTGTTTTACTGAACCAAATGAAGACTATGAAATTAACCCTATTTTAGCTCGAGCTATGGATAGAATTCTTATTCTTCATGCTGATCATGAGCAAAATGCTTCAACATCAACAGTGCGTATGGCTGGTTCTTCAGGTGCAAACCCATTTGCTTGTATTGCAGCAGGTATAGCTTGTCTTTGGGGTCCTGCCCATGGCGGTGCAAATGAAGCTTCTCTCAATATGCTCTATGAAATTGGAACTCCAGATCGTATTCCAGAATTTATCAAGCGAGCAAAAGATAAAAATGATTCATTTCGATTAATGGGGTTTGGACATCGTGTTTATAAGAATTATGATCCACGCGCAAAAATTATGCGTAAAACAACTCATCAAGTACTGGAAGTTATAGGTAATCGTAACGATCCTATTTTAAATATCGCCGTAGAGTTAGAAAAAATTGCACTTGAAGATGATTATTTCAAAGAACGCGGCCTTTATCCCAACATTGATTTTTATTCTGGTATTACCCTTAAAGCTTTAGGATTCTCTACTAAAATGTTCACTGTTTTATTTTCACTGGCCAGAACTGTCGGTTGGATTGCCCAGTGGAAAGAAATGATTGAAGATCCAAAGCAACGGATAGGACGTCCTCGCCAACTATATACTGGAAAAAAACAACGTGACTATATCCCTATCGAAAAAAGAGATAATAAATAA
- the gltX gene encoding glutamate--tRNA ligase: MIQSNNCPVITRFAPSPTGNLHIGGARTALFNWLLARANRGKMFLRIEDTDRERSDDVIIKTILEELVWLGLDWDGEVISQSSRIERHREIAEHLLFKGAAYKCYDSDQSWNHSGDENKTRPAIRLRSPLEGETIIQDSIQGKIRIPNKDLNDPILLRSGGMPTYMLAVVVDDHDMGITHIIRGDDHLINSAKQIIIYNYLGWDIPKMSHVPLIYGKDGKKLSKRHGSLGVKVYRAMGYLPNALRNYLLRLGWSYGNQEYFSQTQLDKIFNLSSIGKSPARFDLTKLKNMNGHYIRESDDESLLNAIESILPDLEKGAWIKNHWTQAGREKLLLAMPGLKKRAKTLLDLIDESRFIFYSCPLPMEEKAIVLLEANHKAGRCILSALVPRLSRLSIWSRKSLESEIKQFTDEKKLKLVQVAEPIRAALTGTITAIGIFDLLFILGRDESLSRFSDQLD, encoded by the coding sequence ATGATCCAAAGTAATAATTGTCCTGTCATAACCCGTTTTGCACCATCGCCAACAGGAAATTTACATATTGGGGGTGCCAGAACAGCGCTCTTCAATTGGCTTTTAGCACGTGCTAACAGAGGTAAAATGTTCTTACGGATTGAAGATACGGATCGTGAACGATCAGATGATGTCATAATTAAAACGATTCTTGAAGAATTAGTTTGGCTTGGTCTTGACTGGGATGGTGAGGTTATTTCACAATCTAGCCGTATTGAACGTCATCGTGAAATTGCTGAACATTTGCTGTTTAAAGGTGCTGCTTACAAATGTTATGATTCTGACCAATCATGGAACCATTCTGGTGATGAAAACAAGACAAGACCTGCCATCCGTTTGCGCAGTCCCTTAGAAGGTGAAACGATAATTCAAGATTCTATACAAGGAAAAATTCGTATACCTAACAAGGATCTGAATGATCCTATTCTTCTACGATCGGGTGGTATGCCAACGTATATGCTAGCTGTTGTTGTTGATGATCATGACATGGGTATTACCCATATTATTCGTGGTGACGATCACCTCATAAATTCTGCCAAACAGATAATTATATATAACTATCTAGGTTGGGATATTCCGAAAATGTCACATGTCCCGTTGATTTATGGAAAAGATGGGAAAAAACTTTCCAAGCGACACGGCTCTCTTGGAGTCAAAGTTTATCGCGCAATGGGCTATCTGCCTAATGCTCTCCGTAATTATCTGCTTCGGTTAGGCTGGTCGTATGGTAATCAGGAGTATTTTTCTCAGACTCAGTTAGATAAAATATTCAATCTATCCTCTATTGGGAAATCACCTGCCCGATTTGATTTAACAAAGCTTAAAAACATGAATGGTCATTATATTCGTGAGAGTGATGATGAAAGTCTTCTCAATGCAATAGAATCGATTCTCCCAGATCTTGAAAAAGGAGCTTGGATTAAAAATCATTGGACTCAGGCTGGAAGAGAAAAACTTCTTTTAGCAATGCCTGGATTGAAAAAACGAGCAAAAACACTCCTCGATCTGATTGATGAATCCCGGTTTATTTTTTATTCCTGTCCTTTGCCAATGGAGGAAAAGGCAATCGTACTCCTCGAAGCTAATCATAAAGCAGGCCGGTGTATTTTGTCGGCTCTTGTGCCTAGGTTATCTAGGCTCTCTATTTGGTCAAGAAAAAGCCTAGAATCCGAAATTAAGCAATTTACTGATGAGAAAAAACTAAAACTAGTACAAGTTGCAGAGCCTATTAGAGCGGCCCTAACAGGAACAATAACTGCAATTGGAATTTTCGATCTTCTTTTCATTCTGGGACGCGATGAATCCTTATCCCGTTTTTCTGACCAATTAGATTAA
- a CDS encoding NADP-dependent isocitrate dehydrogenase encodes MTKIKVDNPLVELDGDEMTRIIWHDIKDKLIHPYLDINLKYYNLSLKARDNTNDQITVDSAEAIKKYGVGVKCATITPDEARVKEFNLKKMWPSPNGTIRNILGGVIFREPIIINNVPRLVPGWNQPIIIGRHAYGDQYRATDFLFSGKGKLTMKFVHEDGRSKEYDLFDAPSSGIAMGMYNLDKSIEDFARASLNYGLQRCMPVYLSTKNTILKAYDGRFKEIFQEIFENEFKTQFDKKKIWYEHRLIDDMVAANLKWSGGYIWACKNYDGDVQSDLIAQGFGSLGLMTSVLMTPDGKAVESEAAHGTVTRHYRAHQNGEETSTNSIASIFAWTRGLLHRAKLDGNKSLEKFAKILETVCIHTVQSGSMTKDLALLIGPHQPWLSTTGFLDKIDKNLQEVMNKVHL; translated from the coding sequence ATGACAAAGATTAAGGTCGATAATCCGTTGGTTGAACTCGATGGTGATGAAATGACCCGTATTATCTGGCATGACATCAAGGATAAGCTTATTCATCCCTATCTCGATATCAACCTAAAATATTATAATTTGAGTCTTAAGGCTCGCGATAATACGAATGATCAAATCACAGTCGATTCAGCCGAAGCGATCAAGAAATATGGTGTAGGTGTAAAATGTGCAACCATTACGCCTGATGAAGCTCGTGTTAAGGAATTTAACCTTAAAAAAATGTGGCCTTCTCCGAATGGCACTATTCGTAACATTCTAGGCGGTGTAATTTTTCGAGAACCTATCATCATAAACAATGTGCCGCGTTTAGTTCCTGGATGGAATCAGCCTATTATAATAGGGCGTCATGCTTATGGTGACCAGTATCGTGCAACAGATTTTTTGTTTTCTGGTAAAGGAAAACTGACCATGAAATTTGTTCATGAAGATGGTAGAAGCAAAGAATATGATCTTTTTGATGCTCCTTCTTCCGGAATTGCTATGGGTATGTATAATCTGGATAAATCGATAGAAGATTTTGCTCGAGCCTCTCTTAATTATGGTTTGCAACGCTGTATGCCAGTTTATCTATCTACAAAAAATACCATTTTAAAAGCTTATGATGGTCGTTTTAAAGAAATTTTTCAGGAAATTTTTGAAAATGAATTCAAAACACAGTTTGATAAGAAAAAGATATGGTATGAACATAGGTTGATTGATGATATGGTTGCTGCCAACCTGAAATGGTCTGGCGGATATATATGGGCCTGTAAAAACTATGATGGTGATGTGCAGTCAGATCTTATAGCCCAAGGCTTTGGTTCCTTAGGCCTCATGACATCGGTGTTGATGACACCCGATGGTAAGGCGGTTGAATCAGAAGCCGCTCATGGTACTGTAACCCGCCACTATCGGGCACATCAAAATGGTGAAGAAACATCAACCAACTCAATAGCTTCCATCTTCGCATGGACTCGTGGTCTGTTGCACAGAGCCAAACTTGATGGTAATAAATCACTTGAAAAATTTGCTAAAATTCTTGAAACTGTTTGTATTCATACAGTTCAAAGTGGCAGTATGACCAAAGATCTTGCCCTTCTCATCGGACCTCATCAGCCTTGGCTTTCCACAACAGGATTCCTAGATAAGATCGATAAAAACCTTCAAGAAGTCATGAACAAAGTACATCTTTAA
- a CDS encoding RNA methyltransferase encodes MAVINENKDPLTDGPIIVLVNPQLGENIGAAARAMANFGLVDLRLVNPRDCWPSPSARSNAAKAYHIIDHVTIFDDLRSALYDLQFVYATTARQRAMLKLIRSPREAAQELRLRHCSGQKTGILFGCERAGLKNSEIELADEIITFPVNPDFTSVNIAQSVLLMSYEWMTSVTTHLPMKIESSQPAEKDDLFRLFDHLEGALDRKNHFYPPHKRSTMVEKLRNIFQKARLSKQEIQALRGVLTTLEGKNLRSRSN; translated from the coding sequence ATGGCCGTAATTAACGAGAATAAAGATCCACTGACTGACGGTCCTATTATTGTTTTAGTAAATCCCCAATTGGGTGAAAATATCGGTGCTGCAGCCCGTGCCATGGCTAACTTTGGATTAGTAGATTTAAGGTTAGTCAATCCAAGAGACTGTTGGCCCAGCCCTTCTGCACGCTCTAATGCAGCTAAAGCTTACCACATCATAGATCATGTCACTATTTTTGATGATTTAAGATCAGCACTATACGACTTACAATTTGTTTATGCAACAACGGCCAGACAGAGGGCTATGTTAAAACTAATACGGAGTCCAAGAGAAGCGGCTCAGGAGTTACGTCTGCGTCACTGTTCAGGACAAAAAACTGGCATTCTTTTTGGTTGTGAACGGGCTGGGCTGAAGAATTCAGAAATAGAATTAGCTGATGAAATTATCACTTTTCCTGTTAATCCAGACTTTACTTCAGTTAATATTGCTCAGTCAGTTTTGTTAATGAGTTATGAATGGATGACATCAGTTACAACTCATTTGCCAATGAAGATTGAATCGAGTCAACCCGCAGAGAAGGACGATCTCTTTCGATTATTTGATCATTTAGAGGGTGCACTAGATCGTAAGAATCATTTTTATCCACCACATAAACGTTCCACTATGGTAGAAAAATTAAGAAACATTTTTCAGAAAGCTAGGCTTAGTAAACAAGAAATTCAGGCCTTACGAGGTGTTTTAACTACTCTAGAAGGTAAAAATCTACGTTCCAGATCTAATTAA
- the rpoH gene encoding RNA polymerase sigma factor RpoH: protein MVNTLPIITYGIQRYLDEIRKFPILEPQEEYMLGKRYMEHHDPQAAHKLVTSHLRLVAKIAMNYRGYGLPIGEVISEGNVGLIQAVKKFDPERGFRLATYAMWWIKASIQEYVLRSWSLVKIGTTSSQKRLFFNLRQLKGKIKALEDGELKNDHVQKIAKKLNVSEDEVRSMNQRLSGDTSLNAPIRMKEGENRQWQDWLVDENESQESLLIKQDELQVRREMLRDAISVLNEREQRIFKARRLYEEPLTLETLSNELEISRERVRQIEVRAFEKVQKKMIYYHQKIEKYQISLN, encoded by the coding sequence ATGGTCAATACACTTCCTATTATTACGTATGGAATACAAAGATACCTAGACGAGATTCGCAAATTTCCTATTCTTGAACCTCAGGAAGAATATATGCTAGGCAAACGTTATATGGAGCATCATGACCCTCAGGCAGCCCACAAGTTAGTAACAAGCCATCTTCGCCTCGTTGCTAAAATTGCTATGAATTATCGTGGCTATGGTTTGCCTATAGGAGAAGTTATTTCTGAAGGCAATGTAGGTCTTATACAAGCCGTGAAAAAATTTGATCCTGAGCGGGGATTTCGTTTAGCGACCTATGCAATGTGGTGGATTAAAGCATCTATTCAGGAATATGTATTACGTTCGTGGAGTCTCGTTAAAATTGGGACAACTAGCAGTCAAAAGCGTCTATTCTTCAACCTACGTCAACTAAAAGGAAAAATAAAAGCTCTTGAAGATGGTGAATTAAAAAATGATCATGTCCAGAAAATTGCTAAAAAATTGAATGTTTCAGAAGATGAAGTTCGTTCGATGAACCAACGTCTATCAGGTGATACTTCACTTAATGCGCCGATTCGTATGAAAGAAGGCGAGAATAGACAATGGCAAGACTGGTTGGTAGATGAAAATGAGAGTCAAGAATCTTTGTTAATTAAGCAAGATGAACTTCAAGTACGTCGAGAAATGCTACGTGATGCTATTTCAGTATTGAACGAGCGAGAACAACGTATCTTTAAAGCTCGTAGATTATACGAAGAACCGTTAACCCTTGAAACTTTATCTAATGAATTGGAAATCAGTCGTGAGCGTGTGCGTCAGATCGAAGTGCGCGCTTTTGAAAAAGTCCAAAAAAAAATGATTTATTATCACCAAAAAATTGAAAAATATCAAATTTCACTTAATTAG
- the glmM gene encoding phosphoglucosamine mutase: MVNKIHKYFGTDGIRGYVNRSPMTAETAMKIGMAVGLLFRCGSHRHRVVLGKDTRLSGYMLENAVVSGFTASGMDVYLLGSVPTPAVAMLTRSLRADIGVMISASHNAYHDNGIKLFGPEGTKFSDETEEKIEALIDQDLTRKMADSARIGRAKRIEGIYDRYIEFAKRTVPRNLSLDGLRVVIDCANGAAYKVAPAILWELGVDVISIGVEPNGMNINAKCGSTHTKQLEKKVRETHADIGIALDGDADRVIIVDEKSNIIDGDQLIAVVSQFWKEKGLLSGDGVVGTIMSNLGLERFLSSMGLSLTRTPVGDRYIVECMRKNDFNIGGEQSGHIVLSDYAPTSDGLVAALQLLAIVKSWDKSVSEICGRFEPVPQILKNVHYSRKDDFLKDEQVIEVISDARNRLENKGRLVVRRSGTEPVIRVMAEGDDKEIIETVVNDICNSLTKKCF, translated from the coding sequence ATGGTGAATAAAATTCATAAGTATTTCGGTACAGATGGAATCCGTGGTTATGTTAATAGATCACCAATGACAGCTGAAACTGCAATGAAGATTGGTATGGCTGTTGGTCTTCTCTTTCGTTGTGGTAGTCATCGTCATCGTGTGGTTCTTGGAAAAGACACTCGCCTTTCTGGATATATGCTTGAAAATGCAGTGGTTTCAGGCTTTACTGCTTCTGGTATGGATGTATACTTGCTCGGTTCAGTTCCAACACCTGCTGTCGCTATGCTTACTCGTTCACTACGAGCTGATATAGGTGTAATGATTTCTGCTTCCCACAATGCTTATCATGACAATGGTATCAAGCTTTTTGGACCCGAAGGAACTAAATTCTCTGATGAAACGGAAGAGAAGATTGAAGCGCTAATAGATCAGGATCTAACAAGAAAAATGGCTGATAGCGCAAGAATAGGTCGAGCTAAACGCATTGAAGGTATATATGATCGTTATATCGAATTCGCAAAACGAACGGTGCCGCGTAATCTCTCTCTTGATGGTCTACGTGTCGTTATTGATTGTGCAAACGGAGCAGCCTACAAAGTAGCACCTGCTATACTTTGGGAATTAGGTGTTGATGTTATTTCAATTGGTGTTGAACCTAATGGTATGAATATAAATGCCAAATGTGGTTCTACACATACGAAACAACTAGAAAAAAAAGTTAGGGAAACACATGCAGACATCGGGATTGCACTGGATGGTGATGCTGATCGTGTCATCATTGTTGATGAAAAAAGTAATATTATCGATGGTGATCAATTAATCGCCGTAGTCAGCCAGTTCTGGAAAGAAAAAGGCCTGCTCTCTGGTGATGGGGTTGTTGGGACAATTATGTCTAACCTTGGTCTTGAGCGTTTTCTTAGTAGCATGGGCTTATCACTTACGCGTACACCTGTTGGCGACCGATATATAGTTGAATGCATGCGTAAAAACGATTTTAATATCGGTGGTGAGCAATCCGGCCATATCGTTCTATCTGATTATGCCCCAACTAGCGATGGTCTAGTTGCGGCTCTACAGTTATTAGCTATAGTAAAATCTTGGGATAAATCAGTAAGCGAAATTTGTGGTCGCTTCGAGCCCGTTCCACAGATATTGAAGAATGTTCATTATAGCAGAAAAGATGACTTTCTAAAAGATGAACAGGTGATTGAGGTAATATCTGATGCGCGCAACCGACTTGAAAATAAAGGACGCTTAGTCGTCAGAAGATCTGGAACTGAGCCAGTAATAAGAGTGATGGCAGAAGGTGATGATAAAGAGATAATAGAAACGGTTGTTAATGATATTTGTAATTCATTAACAAAAAAATGCTTCTGA
- the ftsH gene encoding ATP-dependent zinc metalloprotease FtsH yields MNSNFRNFALWGLIALLLIALFQMFQTPHGHKTIREISYSQFLGEVDDNRIKSVTIAGDRISGEYSDGVGGFTTYAPEDPELVGRLQESEIEIAAKPAISNRNTLIGMLINWLPLLLLIGVWIFIMRQMQSGQGKAMGFGKTKAKLLTETHGRITFEDVAGIDEAKEDLIEIVEFLRDPQKFQRLGGKMPHGVLLVGPPGTGKTLTARAVAGESNVPFFTISGSDFVEMFVGVGASRVRDMFEQAKKNVPCIIFIDEIDAVGRHRGAGLGGGNDEREQTLNQLLVEMDGFKINEGIILIAATNRPDVLDPALLRPGRFDRQVVVPNPDIIGREAILKVHIKNVPLASNVNLKVVARGTPGFSGADLMNLVNEAALLAARREKRLVTSQEFEDAKDKILMGTERRSMAMSEEEKRNTAYHEAGHALVAITVPAAHPVHKATIIPRGRALGMVMQLPERDEISMTYEQMTSRLSIMMAGRVSEELTFGKKNITSGAQSDIEQATRLARAMVTQWGYSDKLGKVSYGENQQEVFLGHSVAQQKNVSEETAQIIDEEVRRLVDDGFSSAKCILTRRKEDLEILAQGLIEFETLSGKEIHDLLNGKAPNREFGNDVPPSRGSCIPKSGKKRNPKGGNTEMKPQPS; encoded by the coding sequence ATGAATTCGAATTTCCGCAATTTTGCGCTATGGGGACTTATCGCGCTCCTTTTAATTGCGCTATTTCAGATGTTTCAGACACCTCATGGTCATAAGACAATTCGAGAGATTTCTTATTCGCAATTCCTTGGTGAGGTTGATGATAATCGTATTAAATCAGTAACCATTGCTGGTGATCGTATTTCTGGAGAATATTCAGATGGAGTTGGTGGCTTTACCACTTATGCTCCAGAAGATCCAGAATTAGTCGGACGCTTACAGGAAAGTGAGATAGAGATCGCAGCCAAACCAGCTATAAGCAATCGAAATACGTTAATTGGAATGCTAATCAATTGGTTACCTTTGTTGCTGCTAATAGGTGTCTGGATTTTCATTATGCGCCAGATGCAATCAGGTCAAGGAAAAGCTATGGGGTTTGGGAAAACTAAAGCGAAGCTTCTAACAGAAACACATGGTCGTATTACTTTTGAAGATGTCGCTGGGATTGACGAAGCAAAAGAGGATTTAATCGAAATAGTAGAATTTCTGCGCGATCCTCAAAAATTCCAACGTCTTGGTGGTAAAATGCCTCATGGTGTGTTGCTCGTTGGCCCCCCCGGAACAGGAAAAACTTTGACAGCACGGGCGGTTGCGGGTGAATCTAATGTTCCTTTCTTCACAATTTCAGGATCCGATTTTGTTGAGATGTTTGTAGGTGTAGGTGCAAGCCGAGTGCGTGATATGTTCGAGCAGGCTAAAAAAAACGTACCCTGCATTATCTTTATTGATGAGATCGATGCTGTTGGACGTCATCGTGGCGCTGGCTTAGGTGGTGGTAACGATGAACGTGAACAGACATTGAACCAGTTACTAGTTGAGATGGATGGGTTCAAAATCAATGAAGGGATCATTTTAATTGCAGCTACAAATCGTCCAGATGTTCTGGATCCTGCATTACTAAGACCCGGTCGTTTTGACCGTCAAGTAGTTGTTCCGAATCCTGATATTATTGGGCGTGAGGCTATCCTTAAAGTCCATATTAAAAATGTACCATTAGCATCTAATGTGAATTTGAAGGTAGTCGCTCGTGGAACTCCAGGATTTTCTGGTGCGGATCTTATGAATCTTGTCAATGAGGCTGCTCTTCTTGCTGCGCGTCGTGAGAAACGACTCGTAACATCACAAGAATTTGAAGATGCAAAAGACAAAATTCTCATGGGGACGGAACGTCGTTCAATGGCAATGTCAGAAGAGGAAAAACGAAATACTGCTTATCACGAAGCAGGTCATGCTCTCGTTGCTATAACTGTACCAGCTGCCCATCCAGTACACAAAGCAACAATTATCCCTCGGGGGAGAGCATTGGGGATGGTCATGCAATTGCCAGAACGCGATGAGATCTCTATGACTTATGAACAAATGACATCGCGTCTTTCTATTATGATGGCAGGCCGTGTTTCTGAAGAGCTTACTTTTGGGAAAAAAAATATCACCTCGGGAGCCCAGTCAGATATTGAGCAGGCAACTCGGTTAGCACGAGCGATGGTTACCCAATGGGGCTATTCAGATAAGTTAGGTAAGGTTTCTTATGGAGAAAACCAGCAGGAAGTATTCCTAGGTCATTCTGTAGCACAACAAAAGAATGTTTCTGAAGAAACCGCACAAATTATTGATGAAGAGGTTCGCCGTCTTGTCGATGATGGATTTTCTTCTGCAAAATGCATTTTAACAAGACGTAAAGAAGACCTTGAAATATTGGCACAAGGCCTTATAGAATTCGAAACTCTTTCAGGAAAAGAGATTCATGATTTATTAAATGGCAAAGCTCCAAACCGTGAATTTGGTAATGATGTTCCGCCATCGAGAGGAAGTTGTATTCCTAAATCAGGAAAAAAACGGAACCCAAAGGGCGGTAATACTGAAATGAAGCCACAACCTTCTTAA
- the tilS gene encoding tRNA lysidine(34) synthetase TilS produces MFNSSLINDLNTLFSPVSSYKKIIAAVSGGSDSIALMFLLHEWLNQSPTGPHVNIVTIDHGLRKQSSQEVRWVRQTSLSLGFKHYTKIWENENKQKSAHSARSARYELLIQQAREVKASIILLGHTRNDQAETILMRSLRVNNQSGTLGLSGMSSKSSYEEISLYRPLLNYDRIDIRNYLKTQSQGWIDDPTNENRNYERVRARQALSTSSHFPSVKMIARFAELNNKTRLWMNRKICPFLEKNVWKTKSDSLIFSNSQSLPLAILVNCFSILIQLAGDQNYRPPERKVIAVAKSYKQGEKRKFSVGRCLITIRNSEVKFEFEHRRQLKVPQSREGKEISVRPLQRFRSQSDDLLYQYALRMIKKYDKLVSLKLE; encoded by the coding sequence TTGTTCAACTCTTCTCTTATAAATGATCTGAACACACTTTTTTCGCCCGTATCTAGCTACAAAAAAATTATCGCTGCTGTATCTGGAGGAAGTGACTCGATTGCACTTATGTTTCTTTTACATGAGTGGTTAAATCAAAGCCCCACAGGTCCTCATGTGAATATAGTAACTATTGATCATGGTTTGCGTAAACAATCTTCCCAAGAAGTAAGGTGGGTTCGTCAGACTTCTCTTTCCTTAGGATTTAAACATTATACTAAAATATGGGAAAACGAAAACAAACAAAAATCAGCTCATAGTGCCCGCTCCGCTCGCTATGAGCTTCTAATTCAGCAAGCCAGAGAAGTTAAGGCATCGATTATTTTACTGGGTCATACTCGGAACGATCAGGCAGAGACTATTTTGATGCGCTCTCTTCGTGTTAATAACCAGAGTGGAACATTAGGACTCTCTGGAATGAGCTCAAAATCAAGTTACGAGGAAATTTCTTTATATAGACCGCTTTTGAATTATGATCGTATAGATATAAGAAATTATTTAAAGACTCAATCTCAAGGTTGGATTGATGATCCTACAAATGAAAATAGAAATTATGAGAGGGTTCGTGCCAGACAAGCTTTATCCACATCTTCACATTTTCCATCAGTAAAGATGATAGCAAGATTTGCCGAACTTAATAACAAAACTAGACTTTGGATGAATAGAAAAATCTGTCCATTTCTTGAAAAAAACGTTTGGAAAACAAAGAGTGATTCTTTGATTTTTTCAAATAGCCAATCTCTACCTTTGGCAATTTTAGTCAATTGTTTTTCAATACTAATACAACTTGCTGGTGATCAAAATTATCGTCCCCCAGAACGAAAGGTGATCGCAGTAGCAAAGTCATATAAACAAGGAGAAAAGAGAAAATTTAGCGTTGGTAGGTGTCTAATCACTATTAGAAATTCCGAAGTCAAGTTTGAATTTGAGCATCGCAGACAATTGAAAGTCCCTCAGAGTAGGGAAGGAAAAGAGATATCAGTCCGACCTTTACAAAGATTTCGCTCACAATCGGACGATCTTCTCTATCAATATGCTCTAAGGATGATCAAAAAATACGATAAATTAGTTTCTTTAAAATTGGAATGA
- the gatC gene encoding Asp-tRNA(Asn)/Glu-tRNA(Gln) amidotransferase subunit GatC — MLLDMVTVKRLALLSNIAITDENMRAMKSELNTIMRFVEQLMQVNVDGVEPMESIFEINMHERMDKVTDGNKVDDITANAPAKEHGFFIVPKVLE; from the coding sequence ATGTTGTTAGATATGGTCACAGTTAAACGTCTCGCTCTTTTGTCAAATATTGCAATAACTGATGAGAACATGAGGGCTATGAAAAGTGAATTAAATACTATTATGAGATTTGTAGAACAATTGATGCAAGTCAATGTTGATGGTGTTGAGCCCATGGAATCGATCTTTGAAATAAATATGCATGAACGTATGGATAAAGTGACAGACGGCAATAAAGTCGATGATATTACTGCTAATGCCCCTGCCAAAGAACATGGTTTCTTTATAGTTCCTAAAGTTCTTGAATAG